In the Gemmatimonadaceae bacterium genome, one interval contains:
- the ftcD gene encoding glutamate formimidoyltransferase, giving the protein MSLVECVPNFSNGRDPEVIGAIRDAIANTPGATVLDVSSDASHNRTVITFVAKLDAAVPAALAAMQVARDRIDLTQHQGEHPRIGATDVVPFIPLEGATMDDCVALARELGARAFSELGIPVYLYERAATTPARENLADVRRGEFEGLRDEVKTNAARKPDFGNAELHPTAGATAVGARPFLVAYNVYLGDKSNLPVAKEVAKAIRGSSGGLRYVKGLGMEVDGQAQVSMNLVDTEKTPLHRVFEYVKTEAAAYGVVPTWSEIVGLVPERVLLEAGARHVQLRGFSKAMLLETKVRDAVSGGESVDGFMSRVASSDPTPGGGSVAAHVGALSAAVAQMVSALTVGRKKYAAVEEEMKAIALEASALRRELAGLVARDAASYDTVSAAYKLPKDTEAEQAARATAVREALLFAAEVPLETARAAVRVTALAASLAERGNTNAVTDSCVAALMAEAACKGAALNVRINVVALDAEGAARGAELAAAAREAIAQASAHARRAEAAAEKAMTA; this is encoded by the coding sequence ATGAGTCTCGTTGAGTGCGTCCCGAACTTCTCCAACGGCCGCGACCCGGAAGTGATCGGCGCGATCCGTGATGCCATTGCCAACACCCCGGGCGCCACGGTGCTCGACGTGTCCAGCGATGCGTCGCACAACCGCACCGTGATCACGTTCGTCGCCAAGCTCGACGCGGCCGTCCCCGCCGCGTTGGCGGCCATGCAGGTCGCGCGCGATCGCATCGACCTCACCCAGCATCAGGGCGAGCATCCGCGCATCGGGGCCACCGACGTCGTGCCGTTCATTCCGCTCGAGGGCGCCACGATGGACGACTGTGTGGCGCTCGCCCGCGAACTGGGCGCGCGGGCCTTCAGCGAGCTGGGCATCCCGGTCTATCTCTACGAACGCGCGGCCACCACACCGGCGCGCGAAAACCTCGCCGATGTACGCCGCGGCGAGTTCGAAGGGCTGCGCGACGAGGTGAAGACGAACGCCGCGCGGAAGCCCGATTTCGGCAACGCCGAGCTGCACCCCACGGCCGGCGCCACCGCGGTGGGCGCGCGCCCGTTCCTCGTGGCCTACAACGTCTACCTCGGCGACAAGAGCAACCTTCCCGTGGCCAAGGAAGTCGCGAAGGCCATTCGTGGCTCCAGTGGCGGTCTGCGCTATGTGAAGGGGCTGGGCATGGAGGTCGATGGCCAGGCGCAGGTGTCCATGAACCTCGTCGATACCGAGAAGACGCCGCTGCATCGGGTCTTCGAGTACGTGAAGACCGAGGCAGCGGCGTATGGCGTCGTGCCCACGTGGAGCGAGATCGTGGGGCTGGTGCCCGAGCGCGTGCTGCTGGAAGCGGGCGCGCGGCATGTGCAGCTGCGCGGCTTCTCCAAAGCGATGCTGCTCGAGACCAAGGTGCGCGATGCGGTGTCCGGCGGTGAATCGGTCGACGGCTTCATGTCGCGGGTGGCGAGCTCCGATCCGACCCCCGGTGGGGGCAGTGTGGCCGCGCACGTCGGCGCGCTCTCGGCCGCGGTGGCGCAGATGGTCAGCGCTCTCACGGTGGGGCGCAAGAAGTACGCGGCCGTGGAAGAGGAGATGAAGGCCATCGCGCTCGAGGCGAGCGCGCTGCGGCGCGAACTCGCCGGCCTCGTGGCGCGCGACGCCGCGAGCTACGACACGGTGAGTGCCGCCTACAAGCTCCCCAAGGACACCGAGGCCGAGCAGGCCGCGCGCGCCACGGCGGTGCGCGAGGCGCTCCTGTTCGCCGCCGAGGTGCCGCTCGAGACGGCGCGCGCCGCCGTACGTGTCACCGCACTCGCGGCCTCGCTCGCCGAACGTGGCAACACGAACGCCGTGACCGATTCGTGCGTCGCCGCGCTGATGGCCGAAGCCGCCTGCAAGGGCGCCGCCCTCAACGTCCGCATCAACGTCGTTGCGCTCGATGCCGAGGGGGCCGCCCGCGGCGCCGAGCTTGCCGCCGCGGCGCGCGAGGCCATTGCGCAGGCGAGTGCACACGCGCGCCGCGCCGAGGCGGCCGCCGAGAAGGCCATGACCGCGTAA
- a CDS encoding carboxypeptidase-like regulatory domain-containing protein has translation MRGVAMFLLCGSALVAPRVSAQSAPERVGTVAGVVVVDSLNTPIANAMVRIGTTDSVRTDSSGRFELPRVPAGVKQIMVRAVGFEPYSQTISVNANGRAELELPLRRDVQQLRTVAVTAAAARSSDPRRALWMDGFDERRKVGNGHFISADELKSTDGRAWATEVVARVPSLRLARFNSRTVFMTSRGVISVLNQPRGDEVDVKMGAPKACYPIVIVDDLVRYAGRMGEPLLDLGSIDGTQIAAIEYYTVANLPVRFNKGGNAACGAVVIWLKS, from the coding sequence ATGCGTGGCGTCGCGATGTTTCTGCTGTGCGGCAGTGCCCTGGTGGCGCCACGCGTGTCGGCGCAATCCGCTCCCGAACGCGTCGGTACCGTCGCCGGCGTGGTGGTGGTCGATTCACTCAATACGCCCATCGCCAATGCGATGGTGCGCATCGGCACCACCGACAGTGTCCGCACCGATAGCAGCGGCCGCTTCGAACTGCCGCGCGTTCCAGCCGGCGTGAAGCAGATCATGGTGCGGGCGGTGGGCTTCGAGCCGTACAGCCAGACGATCTCCGTCAACGCCAACGGCCGCGCCGAGCTGGAGCTGCCGCTGCGCCGCGATGTGCAGCAACTGCGTACCGTGGCGGTCACCGCCGCGGCCGCACGGTCGTCGGATCCGCGACGCGCGCTCTGGATGGATGGCTTTGACGAGCGCCGGAAGGTCGGCAACGGGCACTTCATCAGCGCCGACGAATTGAAGTCCACCGATGGCCGCGCGTGGGCCACCGAGGTCGTGGCGCGAGTCCCGTCTCTGCGGCTGGCGCGGTTCAATTCGCGCACGGTCTTCATGACGTCGCGGGGCGTGATCAGCGTGCTCAATCAGCCACGCGGCGACGAGGTCGACGTCAAAATGGGCGCCCCGAAGGCCTGCTATCCCATCGTGATCGTCGACGATCTGGTGCGCTACGCGGGTCGCATGGGCGAGCCCCTGCTCGACCTCGGCAGCATCGATGGGACGCAGATCGCCGCGATCGAGTACTACACCGTGGCCAACCTCCCCGTCCGCTTCAACAAGGGCGGAAATGCCGCGTGTGGCGCCGTCGTGATTTGGCTCAAGAGCTGA
- a CDS encoding VOC family protein: MSQPPVSPVRHFAINADDCARAQAFYGAVFGWRFEAWGPPGFFMIETGSTPETPAILGSLQQRRTLVAGERMTGFECTIAVPDIHAAERAIREAGGEILMPIATIPTVGHLLWFRDPEGNVAGAMQPDATPFAPEV; the protein is encoded by the coding sequence ATGTCCCAGCCCCCCGTGTCCCCCGTCCGCCACTTTGCGATCAATGCCGATGACTGTGCGCGTGCGCAGGCCTTCTACGGCGCCGTGTTCGGCTGGCGCTTCGAGGCCTGGGGACCGCCGGGGTTCTTCATGATCGAGACCGGCTCCACGCCGGAGACCCCAGCGATCCTGGGGTCGCTGCAGCAACGGCGCACCCTGGTGGCGGGCGAGCGCATGACGGGCTTCGAGTGCACGATTGCCGTGCCGGATATCCATGCCGCCGAACGGGCGATCCGCGAGGCCGGCGGGGAGATCCTCATGCCCATTGCGACGATTCCGACGGTCGGGCACCTGCTGTGGTTCCGCGACCCGGAGGGGAATGTGGCGGGGGCGATGCAGCCCGATGCCACGCCCTTCGCGCCGGAGGTGTAG
- a CDS encoding PilT/PilU family type 4a pilus ATPase: MAIERILKAAVDRGASDVHIKAGDMVRARIDGRLVALTKQALTAEQTQNIAVHLLGHEASKIDLEALRDHDCSWAADQVGRFRVNILRQRASFSIVCRVIPENVPTVASLHLPPVLTRIAHTERGMVLVTGVTGSGKSSTMAALVNEINASYEKHILTLENPIEFLHTDIKASVTQREVGVDTDSFRHGLRAALRQDPDVILIGEMRDAETIDTAMKAAETGHLLISTLHTPDAQSTIVRIMAMFPPEEQQVVRMRLAESLHAVVSQRLLPHKSGKGRVVAAEVMIVSSTIRDLIAEGRIAEIRDYMADGAQYGMQTFDQHLTELVNKGEVSFDVAKAAATNPADFELHFTMGKGRRTPLGVPSIDPKKRQTVPGGAPAARRTAPRGVSTQSTKAPSPLGTGATLPPLATSPTSHESVSSPNPFGVNDASFSSGFENLFGTG, from the coding sequence GTGGCCATTGAACGCATTCTCAAGGCAGCCGTCGACCGTGGTGCATCCGATGTGCACATCAAGGCCGGCGACATGGTACGCGCCCGCATCGACGGGCGCCTGGTCGCGCTGACCAAGCAGGCGCTGACGGCCGAGCAGACGCAGAACATCGCGGTCCACCTGCTGGGGCATGAGGCGTCGAAGATCGATCTGGAGGCGCTGCGCGACCACGACTGTTCCTGGGCCGCCGATCAGGTCGGCCGGTTCCGCGTGAACATTCTGCGACAGCGGGCCTCGTTCTCGATTGTGTGCCGTGTGATTCCCGAGAATGTGCCGACCGTCGCGTCGCTGCATCTTCCGCCCGTGCTGACGCGCATCGCGCACACGGAGCGTGGCATGGTCCTGGTGACCGGCGTGACCGGATCGGGTAAGTCGAGCACCATGGCGGCGCTGGTGAACGAGATCAACGCGAGCTACGAGAAACACATTCTCACGCTCGAGAATCCCATCGAGTTCCTGCACACCGACATCAAGGCGTCGGTGACACAGCGCGAGGTGGGGGTGGACACTGACAGTTTCCGTCACGGACTGCGGGCGGCGCTGCGTCAGGATCCGGATGTCATCCTGATCGGTGAGATGCGCGACGCCGAAACGATCGACACGGCCATGAAGGCGGCCGAGACGGGGCATCTGCTCATCTCCACGCTACATACACCGGATGCGCAGAGCACGATCGTGCGTATCATGGCGATGTTCCCGCCCGAGGAGCAGCAGGTCGTGCGGATGCGTCTGGCGGAGTCGCTGCATGCGGTGGTGAGCCAGCGCCTGCTGCCGCACAAGAGCGGCAAGGGGCGCGTGGTGGCGGCCGAGGTGATGATCGTGTCGAGCACCATCCGCGACCTCATTGCCGAGGGGCGCATCGCCGAGATCCGTGACTACATGGCCGACGGCGCCCAGTATGGGATGCAGACGTTCGACCAGCATCTCACCGAGCTGGTGAACAAGGGCGAGGTGTCGTTCGATGTGGCGAAGGCGGCGGCGACCAACCCCGCGGACTTCGAGCTGCACTTCACCATGGGGAAGGGACGGCGCACGCCGCTGGGCGTACCGTCCATCGATCCCAAGAAGCGGCAGACCGTTCCGGGCGGGGCACCGGCGGCCCGTCGCACCGCGCCCCGTGGGGTGTCCACGCAGTCAACCAAGGCGCCCAGTCCGCTCGGGACGGGCGCGACGCTGCCGCCCCTGGCCACCAGCCCGACGAGCCACGAGTCGGTCTCGAGCCCCAACCCGTTCGGGGTCAATGATGCGTCGTTCAGCAGCGGGTTCGAGAACCTGTTCGGCACCGGCTGA
- a CDS encoding inositol monophosphatase: MSAPSSQQRLAWRTVAADAARAASAFIAEKAHTRHALVWEEKSATDFVSEVDLGAEAMIRRHFEQAAPEIRVVGEELGGGGTEEGLVAIVDPLDGTTNFLHGFPNYCVSICVALDGAPQAAVICDTARGGLYHATAGGGAFRDDTPLHVSTLTTPPRALIGTGFPFKDVTSADRYVRQLRTLMPLVAGMRRAGSAALDLTDVAQGRFDAFWELFLNPWDMAAATLLVREAGGRVTDLDGNDARLIGGPVVASNGHLHDWLLEILQHA; encoded by the coding sequence ATGTCCGCTCCCAGCTCCCAGCAGCGCCTCGCCTGGCGCACCGTCGCCGCCGACGCGGCCCGCGCCGCCTCGGCGTTCATCGCCGAAAAGGCGCACACCCGCCATGCGCTGGTGTGGGAGGAAAAGAGCGCCACCGACTTCGTGAGCGAAGTGGACCTCGGTGCCGAAGCGATGATCCGCCGGCACTTCGAGCAGGCCGCCCCCGAGATCCGCGTCGTCGGTGAAGAACTCGGCGGCGGTGGCACCGAAGAGGGGCTGGTCGCGATCGTGGACCCCCTCGATGGCACGACGAACTTCCTGCACGGCTTCCCGAACTACTGCGTCTCCATCTGCGTGGCGCTCGACGGCGCGCCGCAGGCTGCGGTCATCTGCGACACCGCCCGCGGCGGCCTGTATCACGCCACCGCCGGCGGTGGCGCGTTCCGCGACGACACGCCGCTGCACGTCTCCACGCTGACCACGCCGCCGCGGGCGCTCATCGGGACCGGCTTCCCCTTCAAGGACGTCACCAGCGCCGATCGCTATGTCCGCCAACTGCGCACCCTGATGCCCCTCGTGGCCGGCATGCGTCGCGCCGGCTCAGCCGCCCTCGATCTCACCGATGTGGCACAGGGCCGCTTCGACGCCTTCTGGGAGCTGTTCCTCAACCCATGGGACATGGCGGCCGCTACACTGCTGGTCCGCGAAGCGGGCGGTCGTGTTACCGATCTCGACGGCAACGACGCGCGCCTCATCGGCGGTCCGGTCGTGGCATCCAACGGCCATCTTCATGACTGGCTGCTGGAGATTCTGCAGCACGCGTAG
- the map gene encoding type I methionyl aminopeptidase codes for MAFGSNTAPSSLLKSPREIEIMARGGALLHQTLMHLKAHVRPGITTGELDQLCESFIRSHAGAEPAFKGLYGFPGSACISINEEIVHGIPSRKRVLHDGDIVTLDVGVKLEGMFTDSAITVPVGTIDADTEKLLDVTRRSLDAGIAAAVADNHVGDIGAAVQAVVEAEGFSVVRELVGHGVGFSPHEELQIPNYGKPKRGKKLSVGLTIAIEPMVNVGTAKTRTLSDKWTVVTADGKRSAHFEHTVAITEAGPRILTLS; via the coding sequence ATGGCTTTCGGTAGCAACACCGCCCCCTCGTCGTTGCTCAAGTCCCCGCGCGAAATCGAGATCATGGCGCGCGGTGGCGCGCTGCTGCACCAGACGCTCATGCACCTCAAGGCGCATGTGCGTCCGGGCATCACGACCGGTGAACTCGACCAGCTCTGCGAGTCGTTCATTCGCTCGCACGCCGGCGCGGAACCGGCGTTCAAGGGGCTCTACGGCTTTCCCGGCAGCGCCTGCATCTCGATCAACGAGGAGATCGTGCACGGCATTCCGTCGCGGAAGCGCGTGCTGCACGATGGCGACATCGTGACGCTCGATGTGGGCGTGAAGCTGGAAGGGATGTTCACCGACTCGGCGATCACCGTACCGGTCGGGACGATCGACGCCGACACCGAAAAGCTGCTCGATGTGACGCGCCGTTCGCTCGATGCCGGCATCGCGGCGGCGGTGGCCGACAATCATGTCGGCGATATCGGGGCAGCGGTGCAGGCGGTCGTGGAAGCGGAAGGCTTTTCGGTGGTGCGGGAGCTCGTCGGGCACGGCGTGGGCTTCTCGCCGCACGAGGAGCTGCAGATCCCGAACTACGGCAAGCCGAAGCGCGGCAAGAAGCTGAGCGTGGGGCTCACGATCGCCATCGAACCGATGGTGAATGTGGGGACGGCCAAGACGCGTACCCTGTCGGACAAGTGGACGGTCGTGACGGCGGACGGGAAGCGCTCGGCGCACTTTGAGCATACCGTGGCCATCACTGAGGCCGGTCCGCGGATCTTGACGCTGAGTTGA
- the secY gene encoding preprotein translocase subunit SecY, with the protein MAEQNNAAAQAVANIYRTPELWQKITFTFLCMVIYRVGAHITAPGIDVQALSDYFTRQQGGGLLGLYDMFVGGGLSRATVFALGIMPYISSSIFVQIAGAVLPTVDKMQKDEEGRKKLTQWTRYLTVVLAMIQAYGFALFTTSLPAAVSRPGAWFTVQMMLFLTTGAVFVMWLGEQITERGLGNGASLIIFFSIVERMWPAIFQTFGFMTTGAIAPLAIVVLALVMVAVVAGVVAITVAARRVLIQIPQRTMARGRQREAARNFIPLRINTAGVMPIIFANSVIVIPGALAQFSGNAKMQEIAEYFNPQGPNPWLYFILFSILTLLFTYFYTSIIFNPVDLAENLKKQGGFVPGIKPGAKTAEYIEEVVERITLPGAIFLTFIALMPIVIARLVNVPFAFGGTSLLIVVGVALDTMAQMQQHLLLRKYDGFMKKGRVRFRGRQATQGF; encoded by the coding sequence CCTTCACGTTCCTGTGCATGGTGATCTATCGGGTCGGAGCGCACATCACGGCCCCGGGCATCGACGTCCAGGCGCTGTCCGACTACTTCACCCGCCAGCAGGGCGGTGGCCTTCTCGGCCTCTACGACATGTTCGTGGGTGGTGGTCTCTCGCGGGCGACGGTGTTCGCGCTCGGCATCATGCCCTACATCTCCTCGAGCATTTTCGTCCAGATCGCCGGTGCAGTGCTGCCGACGGTCGACAAGATGCAGAAGGACGAGGAAGGGCGGAAAAAGCTGACGCAGTGGACGCGCTACCTCACCGTCGTCCTGGCGATGATCCAGGCCTACGGCTTTGCGCTCTTCACCACGTCGTTGCCGGCCGCGGTCTCGCGTCCGGGCGCGTGGTTCACGGTCCAGATGATGCTCTTCCTCACCACGGGCGCGGTGTTCGTGATGTGGCTGGGCGAGCAGATCACCGAACGCGGCCTGGGCAACGGCGCCTCGCTGATCATCTTCTTCTCGATCGTCGAGCGCATGTGGCCGGCCATCTTCCAGACCTTCGGCTTCATGACGACGGGCGCGATCGCGCCGCTGGCGATCGTGGTGCTGGCGCTGGTGATGGTGGCGGTGGTGGCCGGCGTCGTGGCCATCACGGTGGCCGCGCGTCGCGTGCTCATTCAGATCCCGCAGCGCACGATGGCCCGTGGCCGTCAGCGTGAAGCGGCGCGCAACTTCATCCCGCTGCGCATCAACACGGCGGGCGTGATGCCGATCATCTTCGCCAACTCGGTGATCGTGATTCCGGGCGCGCTCGCGCAGTTCAGCGGCAACGCGAAGATGCAGGAGATTGCGGAGTACTTCAATCCGCAGGGCCCGAACCCGTGGCTCTACTTCATCCTGTTCTCGATCCTCACGCTCCTGTTCACGTACTTCTACACGTCCATCATCTTCAATCCGGTCGACCTGGCCGAGAACCTGAAGAAGCAGGGCGGGTTCGTGCCGGGCATCAAGCCGGGTGCGAAGACGGCGGAGTACATCGAAGAAGTCGTGGAGCGCATCACGCTGCCCGGCGCCATCTTCCTGACGTTCATTGCGCTGATGCCGATCGTCATCGCGCGGCTGGTGAACGTGCCCTTCGCGTTCGGCGGCACGTCGCTGCTGATCGTCGTGGGCGTGGCACTCGATACGATGGCGCAGATGCAGCAGCACCTGCTGCTCCGGAAGTACGACGGCTTCATGAAGAAGGGCCGCGTCCGCTTCCGTGGCCGCCAGGCTACGCAGGGTTTCTGA
- the trpS gene encoding tryptophan--tRNA ligase produces MARIFSGIQPSGELHIGNYLGAVKNWVSLQEQHPGAIYCVVDYHAITGAYDPDLLRARRLGMAKSLLASGIDPAKAVLFMQSDVPEHTELSWIFTTIVPIGDLERQTQYKDKSSKMESIPAGILMYPVLQAADILLYRADSVPVGEDQVQHLELARDTARKFNAKFGVEYFPEPKPLLTPTRRIMGLDGNAKMSKSLGNTIGLLESDDEIWQKLRPAVTDPARVRKTDPGNPDVCNIFQLHKAFNDEATQAHVAQQCRSAGWGCMDCKKVLHEGMIRELTPIRRRAEALDANPQQALDAIADGGRAAREIAQTTMREVRDIIGLDPLRLS; encoded by the coding sequence ATGGCACGCATCTTCAGTGGCATCCAGCCTTCGGGCGAACTGCACATCGGGAATTACCTCGGGGCGGTCAAAAATTGGGTCTCCCTCCAGGAGCAGCATCCGGGGGCGATCTACTGCGTGGTGGACTACCACGCGATCACCGGGGCCTACGACCCCGACCTCCTGCGAGCCCGACGGCTGGGGATGGCCAAGTCGCTGCTGGCGTCGGGGATCGACCCGGCCAAGGCGGTGCTGTTCATGCAGAGCGACGTGCCCGAGCATACCGAGCTGTCGTGGATCTTCACGACCATCGTGCCCATCGGCGACCTTGAGCGGCAGACGCAGTACAAGGACAAGTCGTCGAAGATGGAGAGCATCCCGGCCGGGATCCTGATGTACCCCGTGCTTCAGGCCGCCGACATCCTGCTGTACCGGGCGGACAGCGTGCCGGTCGGGGAGGATCAGGTGCAGCATCTCGAACTGGCGCGCGATACCGCCCGCAAGTTCAACGCGAAGTTTGGCGTGGAGTACTTCCCGGAGCCCAAGCCGCTGCTGACCCCCACGCGGCGCATCATGGGCCTCGACGGCAATGCCAAGATGTCCAAGTCGCTCGGCAACACGATCGGGCTGCTCGAAAGCGACGACGAGATCTGGCAGAAGCTGCGGCCGGCGGTCACCGACCCGGCGCGCGTGCGGAAGACGGATCCGGGCAATCCGGACGTCTGCAACATCTTCCAGCTGCACAAGGCGTTCAACGACGAGGCCACCCAGGCCCACGTGGCGCAGCAGTGCCGCAGTGCGGGGTGGGGGTGCATGGACTGCAAGAAGGTCCTGCATGAAGGGATGATCCGCGAACTGACGCCGATCCGTCGCCGGGCGGAGGCGCTGGACGCCAACCCGCAGCAGGCCCTGGATGCGATCGCCGACGGCGGTCGTGCGGCCCGGGAAATCGCGCAAACGACGATGCGCGAAGTACGGGACATCATCGGCCTCGACCCGCTGCGTTTGTCGTGA
- a CDS encoding dihydrodipicolinate synthase family protein, with product MTLPALGGLMVPAVSTFAANGDLDRAAFQRNIDQHLAFGMDGVLVAGSSGESALLDDEDRRQLLTWARERVPTDKWLLMGIGSESTRQTIARAHDAKRLGASAVLVISPHYFLKRMTEEALVAHHRAVADASPLPVLLYNMPAYAHVVLSAALVHELAQHPNVIGMKDSAGNLPMLEQYLAAQSDTFRVLTGSGGTVVPALERGASGAILAIGLYAGPTVRRMVDLYRQGQRDEAAAMQQRLVPIATEIGGALGPAGIKAAMDLVGLSGGPPRSPLLAASDAERAKIRAVLTEAGVLPA from the coding sequence ATGACGCTACCAGCTCTGGGCGGGCTCATGGTCCCCGCCGTCTCGACGTTCGCCGCGAACGGCGATCTGGATCGCGCGGCGTTTCAGCGCAACATCGACCAGCATCTCGCCTTCGGCATGGACGGCGTGCTTGTCGCCGGCTCGAGCGGCGAGTCGGCGCTGCTGGACGACGAGGATCGTCGCCAACTGCTGACCTGGGCGCGCGAACGCGTGCCGACCGACAAGTGGTTGCTGATGGGGATCGGCAGCGAGAGCACGCGCCAGACCATTGCGCGCGCGCACGATGCCAAGCGACTCGGGGCGAGTGCGGTGCTGGTGATCTCGCCGCACTACTTCCTCAAGCGCATGACCGAAGAGGCGCTGGTGGCGCACCATCGGGCCGTCGCCGACGCCAGTCCGCTGCCGGTGCTGCTCTACAACATGCCGGCGTACGCGCACGTCGTGCTGAGCGCGGCGCTGGTGCACGAGCTGGCGCAGCATCCGAACGTGATCGGCATGAAGGACAGCGCCGGCAACCTGCCGATGCTCGAGCAGTATCTCGCGGCGCAGAGCGACACGTTCCGCGTGCTCACGGGCAGTGGCGGCACGGTGGTGCCGGCGCTCGAGCGGGGGGCGTCGGGGGCGATCCTCGCGATCGGTCTCTACGCGGGGCCGACGGTGCGTCGCATGGTGGATCTGTATCGTCAGGGGCAGCGTGACGAAGCCGCGGCGATGCAGCAGCGGCTGGTGCCGATCGCGACGGAGATCGGCGGGGCGCTGGGTCCGGCCGGCATCAAGGCGGCCATGGACCTGGTGGGGTTGAGCGGCGGCCCGCCGCGTTCGCCGCTGCTGGCCGCCAGCGACGCCGAGCGCGCCAAGATTCGCGCGGTGCTGACGGAGGCCGGCGTCCTGCCGGCCTGA
- a CDS encoding adenylate kinase translates to MIIVLLGPPGAGKGTQGERLAARLGVPKIATGDVLRAAVRDGTPLGLEAKAAMDRGDLVPDSVIMGIMKEALAAPTSANGAILDGVVRTTPQAEGLTDTLSALGRTLDAVLLFDIDEDELVRRLSGRTTCDVCQRPFFGREPGEKCGVDGHQPEGTLVRRKDDEPEAIRKRMQVYRDQTAPVIAWYDAHGANLVRIDALGSLEDVEARVYTGLGLN, encoded by the coding sequence TTGATCATCGTCCTGCTCGGTCCCCCGGGCGCGGGCAAGGGTACCCAGGGCGAGCGGCTTGCCGCTCGCCTTGGTGTTCCCAAGATCGCGACGGGTGATGTACTCCGCGCCGCGGTACGCGACGGCACGCCTCTGGGTCTCGAGGCCAAAGCCGCCATGGATCGCGGCGATCTGGTTCCCGACAGCGTCATCATGGGAATCATGAAGGAAGCGCTGGCCGCCCCCACGTCGGCCAATGGCGCGATCCTCGATGGTGTCGTGCGGACGACGCCGCAGGCGGAAGGGCTGACCGATACGCTCTCGGCGCTCGGTCGGACGCTCGACGCCGTCCTGCTCTTCGATATCGACGAGGACGAACTGGTGCGCCGCCTCAGCGGCCGGACCACCTGCGATGTCTGTCAGCGGCCGTTCTTCGGCCGCGAGCCGGGCGAGAAGTGCGGCGTGGACGGGCACCAGCCGGAAGGCACGCTCGTGCGCCGCAAGGACGACGAGCCGGAAGCCATCCGCAAGCGCATGCAGGTCTATCGCGACCAGACGGCGCCGGTGATCGCGTGGTACGACGCGCATGGCGCGAACCTGGTGCGCATCGACGCGCTCGGCTCCCTCGAGGACGTCGAAGCGCGCGTCTACACGGGCCTCGGCCTCAACTGA
- a CDS encoding helix-turn-helix transcriptional regulator, producing MSISRQPSGRSAPERIAVRTAAVGFSSGYRWAGRHVDWGQLLWASQGAITATIEGALWIVPTGRALWLPPGTPNDVTLIGRGVLRTVYLTRTRSRAIAKTPRLVAFPPLLRELLRRAIERDTLTSAIASDTHVIALLVDELAAACAAPSLPVDLPLPRDPRAERAASRILMAPGTPLAALHLERHSGAARRTLERLFHADTGLSLGAWHQRANIIHSISRLAQGDNVAQAGIAAGYSSTSAFIHAFKSVTGTTPGKPTSGAFRTDHAENRGKGEIEPRRV from the coding sequence ATGTCGATATCACGCCAGCCCTCCGGTCGGTCGGCCCCAGAACGGATCGCCGTGCGCACCGCCGCCGTGGGCTTCTCCAGCGGCTACCGCTGGGCCGGCCGGCACGTGGACTGGGGGCAGCTCCTTTGGGCGTCGCAGGGCGCCATCACCGCCACGATCGAGGGCGCCCTCTGGATCGTCCCCACCGGCCGCGCGCTCTGGCTCCCGCCGGGCACCCCCAACGACGTCACGCTCATTGGCCGCGGCGTCCTGCGCACCGTCTACCTCACGCGCACACGCAGTCGCGCGATTGCGAAAACGCCGCGCCTCGTCGCCTTCCCGCCACTGCTGCGCGAGCTCCTGCGCCGGGCGATCGAACGGGATACGCTCACCAGCGCCATCGCGAGCGACACGCATGTGATCGCCCTGCTCGTGGATGAACTGGCCGCAGCCTGCGCCGCCCCAAGCCTTCCGGTGGATCTACCACTCCCGCGCGACCCGCGCGCCGAACGCGCCGCGTCGCGCATCCTGATGGCCCCCGGCACGCCCCTCGCCGCGCTCCACCTCGAACGCCACAGCGGCGCCGCCCGTCGCACCCTCGAACGCCTCTTTCACGCGGACACCGGTCTCTCCCTGGGCGCCTGGCACCAGCGCGCCAACATCATTCACAGCATCTCTCGCCTCGCCCAAGGCGACAACGTCGCCCAAGCCGGCATCGCCGCCGGCTACAGCAGCACGAGCGCGTTCATTCACGCCTTCAAGTCCGTGACCGGCACCACGCCCGGCAAGCCAACCTCAGGCGCCTTCAGAACAGATCACGCAGAGAATAGGGGAAAAGGAGAAATCGAACCACGCCGGGTTTGA